The following are encoded together in the Vibrio splendidus genome:
- the mfd gene encoding transcription-repair coupling factor yields the protein MTKQSIFTLPKLKGAGDKKHIGNLVGSSLALAIARLAEQHNSHTLLAVPDPQIALKLQSEIEQFTSHEVALFPDWETLPYDSFSPHQEIISDRIARLYALPTLKDGITIVPISTLLQRQSPRDFLLQHTLMVKTGDLYSLEKLRLQLEKSGYRYVDQVFGPGEYASRGSILDLFPMGSKDPYRIDFFDDEIDTIRTFDPENQRSIEDISEIRLLPAHEFPTSESAIEDFRIRWRQQFDARREPESVYMQVSKGTWPAGIEYWQPLFFDHTETLFDYVADEAQILVLGDVETAVDSFLTDVSHRYEQRGVDPLRPLLKPEQLWLQKDELFAHFKQKPQVNLSLDSIEEKAGRTNLPVVSLPDLSVQHQNKEPLSNLRKFTEAFDGKVVFSVESEGRREALSELLRGIKVRPSEVENLDAAIKGKDKFTLILGSAEHGFIHEEQNIALVCESDLLGDRVVQRRKKDKKSVNSDTVIRHLAELKPGQPVVHIDHGIGRYIGLQTLEAGGMKTEYVTLEYQNDAKLYVPVASLNLIGRYSGGAEDSAPLHKLGGEAWQKARKRAAEKVRDVAAELLDVYAKRELKPGYKFVLDRGQYATFKSGFPFEETDDQAMAINAVMSDMCQAKAMDRLVCGDVGFGKTEVAMRAAFVCTDNSKQVAVLVPTTLLAQQHFENFRDRFANQPIRVEVLSRFKSAKEQKLIMQDVADGKVDILVGTHKLLSSDLKFKDLGLLVVDEEHRFGVRQKEKVKAMRADVDILTLTATPIPRTLNMAMSGMRDLSIIATPPARRLAIKTFVRESDDAIVREAVLREIMRGGQVYFLHNQVDTIEKTAESLQKLIPEARVTVAHGQMRERELERIMNDFYHQRFNLLVCTTIIETGIDVPTANTILMDRADNLGLAQLHQLRGRVGRSHHQAYAYLLTPPPKAMTKDAVKRLDAIASLEDLGAGFTLATHDLEIRGAGELLGDEQSGQIQSVGFTLYMEMLEQAVEALKEGREPSLDDLLREQTEIEMRLPALLPDDYIPDINTRLSTYKRIASVSDTDELAELKVELIDRFGLLPDATKNLLSVSELKLAAASIKAKKIEAHDKGGFLEFYPDADINPAYLVKLLQSQPQKFSMEGPTKFKFTIPLVDRRKRIQFVSDLLGEFRQNLLPSA from the coding sequence ATGACAAAACAATCCATTTTTACACTACCTAAGCTCAAAGGTGCCGGTGATAAAAAACACATCGGTAACCTAGTTGGTTCATCTCTCGCGCTTGCTATCGCTAGACTTGCGGAGCAGCATAACAGCCATACTTTACTTGCAGTGCCCGACCCTCAAATCGCACTCAAGCTTCAATCAGAAATTGAGCAGTTTACGTCACATGAAGTGGCACTATTCCCTGATTGGGAGACACTGCCATACGACAGCTTCTCACCGCACCAAGAGATCATTTCAGACCGTATCGCTCGCCTTTATGCATTGCCAACGTTAAAAGATGGCATCACGATCGTACCAATCAGCACGCTACTACAACGTCAGTCGCCACGTGACTTCTTGTTGCAGCACACCTTAATGGTGAAAACGGGCGATCTGTACTCGTTAGAGAAGCTGCGTCTTCAACTTGAAAAGTCTGGCTATCGTTACGTAGACCAAGTGTTTGGCCCGGGTGAGTATGCAAGTCGAGGTTCAATTCTCGACTTGTTCCCAATGGGCAGCAAAGACCCGTATCGTATCGACTTCTTCGATGACGAGATCGACACCATCCGTACTTTCGATCCTGAAAATCAGCGCTCTATTGAAGACATCTCTGAGATCCGTTTGCTGCCAGCTCACGAATTCCCAACCTCTGAAAGTGCTATTGAAGATTTCCGCATTCGCTGGCGCCAACAATTTGATGCGCGCCGTGAACCAGAATCGGTTTATATGCAGGTTTCAAAAGGCACTTGGCCCGCAGGTATTGAATACTGGCAGCCGCTGTTCTTCGACCATACTGAAACCTTGTTTGATTATGTTGCCGATGAAGCGCAAATCCTCGTTCTAGGTGATGTCGAGACCGCGGTAGATTCATTCCTAACAGACGTTTCTCATCGATACGAACAACGCGGTGTTGACCCGTTACGACCACTGCTGAAACCAGAACAACTTTGGCTACAAAAAGACGAACTGTTCGCACATTTCAAACAAAAGCCACAGGTCAATCTGAGCTTAGATTCAATTGAAGAAAAAGCCGGACGTACCAACCTTCCGGTTGTGTCTCTGCCTGATCTCAGCGTTCAACATCAGAATAAAGAACCTTTGTCTAACCTAAGAAAGTTCACTGAAGCCTTCGACGGCAAAGTAGTCTTTTCGGTTGAATCTGAAGGCCGCCGTGAAGCACTGAGTGAATTGCTTCGAGGCATCAAAGTACGACCAAGTGAAGTTGAAAACCTCGACGCGGCGATTAAAGGTAAAGATAAGTTCACCCTGATCCTAGGTTCTGCTGAGCATGGCTTTATCCACGAAGAGCAAAACATCGCCCTTGTCTGTGAGAGCGACCTGTTAGGTGATCGCGTTGTACAACGCCGTAAGAAAGACAAGAAAAGCGTTAACAGCGACACTGTAATTCGTCACTTAGCCGAACTTAAACCAGGTCAACCTGTTGTTCACATTGACCACGGTATTGGTCGTTACATCGGCCTGCAAACACTTGAAGCGGGTGGCATGAAAACCGAATACGTAACGCTTGAGTATCAAAATGATGCCAAGTTATACGTACCTGTTGCTTCTCTGAACTTAATCGGGCGCTACTCTGGCGGCGCTGAAGATTCTGCACCACTGCATAAACTCGGTGGCGAAGCATGGCAGAAAGCTCGTAAGCGCGCCGCAGAGAAAGTTCGTGACGTTGCAGCCGAACTGCTTGATGTTTACGCTAAGCGTGAACTAAAACCTGGCTACAAGTTTGTACTCGATCGTGGCCAATACGCGACCTTCAAGTCTGGCTTCCCGTTTGAAGAAACGGATGATCAAGCAATGGCCATCAATGCCGTTATGTCGGATATGTGCCAAGCAAAAGCCATGGATCGCTTAGTGTGTGGTGACGTTGGTTTTGGTAAAACTGAAGTCGCGATGCGCGCGGCATTCGTTTGTACCGACAACAGTAAACAAGTAGCCGTGTTAGTTCCAACGACGCTACTTGCTCAGCAACACTTTGAAAACTTCCGAGACCGTTTCGCGAACCAACCGATACGTGTCGAAGTGCTGTCGCGATTTAAATCAGCTAAAGAACAAAAATTGATCATGCAAGATGTTGCCGACGGTAAGGTCGACATCTTAGTAGGTACTCACAAGCTTCTTTCCAGTGACCTTAAGTTTAAAGACCTTGGCTTGTTAGTCGTTGATGAAGAACACCGTTTCGGTGTACGCCAAAAAGAGAAAGTGAAAGCGATGCGCGCGGATGTCGATATCCTCACGCTAACCGCAACACCGATTCCAAGAACGTTGAATATGGCAATGAGCGGTATGCGTGACTTGTCGATCATCGCCACACCACCTGCACGACGCTTAGCAATAAAGACTTTTGTCCGTGAGAGTGATGACGCGATAGTCAGAGAAGCGGTACTGCGTGAAATCATGCGTGGTGGTCAAGTTTACTTCCTGCACAACCAAGTCGACACGATTGAAAAGACGGCAGAGTCACTGCAAAAACTGATTCCAGAAGCGCGTGTCACCGTTGCCCATGGTCAGATGCGAGAGCGAGAGCTAGAACGCATCATGAATGACTTTTATCACCAGCGTTTTAACTTGCTAGTGTGTACCACCATCATAGAAACGGGTATCGACGTACCAACGGCAAATACCATCTTAATGGACAGAGCTGATAACCTTGGTTTAGCGCAACTACATCAATTACGTGGGCGTGTGGGTCGATCTCACCACCAAGCTTATGCCTACTTGCTAACACCTCCCCCGAAAGCAATGACCAAAGATGCCGTCAAGCGATTAGACGCCATTGCTTCACTTGAAGACTTAGGTGCAGGCTTTACGCTAGCAACCCATGACTTAGAGATTCGTGGTGCAGGTGAACTACTCGGTGATGAACAGAGTGGTCAAATCCAGTCGGTTGGCTTTACGCTTTACATGGAGATGCTTGAACAAGCGGTTGAGGCATTAAAAGAGGGACGAGAGCCATCGCTTGATGACCTACTGCGTGAACAAACTGAAATTGAGATGCGCCTGCCAGCACTGTTGCCTGATGACTACATCCCAGACATCAATACACGTTTGTCTACCTACAAGCGTATTGCGAGTGTGAGTGACACCGACGAATTGGCCGAGTTGAAAGTCGAGCTGATTGATCGCTTCGGCCTTCTGCCTGATGCTACCAAGAACTTGTTGTCAGTTTCTGAGCTAAAATTAGCCGCGGCGTCAATCAAAGCGAAGAAAATTGAAGCTCACGATAAAGGTGGATTCTTAGAATTCTACCCAGATGCTGACATAAACCCGGCCTACCTTGTTAAACTGTTGCAATCTCAACCGCAAAAGTTTTCAATGGAAGGACCAACAAAGTTCAAGTTTACGATACCATTGGTCGACAGACGGAAACGAATTCAATTTGTTAGTGATTTATTGGGCGAATTCAGACAGAACTTGCTGCCTTCAGCATAA
- the lolC gene encoding lipoprotein-releasing ABC transporter permease subunit LolC, whose translation MFHPISLFVGLRYLKGRSGDRFSRFVSYMSTAGITIGVLSLVTVLSVMNGFEAQLKDRILGVLPQAVVYEQGGTTSLSAQAPSFAEQMSLNDHVEPIVRSEAVIQSPAQLSAGLLIGIEPNSDDPLQNHLIAGRLSSLKAGQYQLFLGHTLARNLKVSMGDKVRLMVTSASQYTPLGRIPSQRNFTVAGIFNTGSDIDAQLMVTDIKDAGRLMRYKSDTISGWRLFFEDPFEVAKLSNQKLPEGWLWSDWRDQRGELFQAVRMEKNMMGLMLGLIIGVAAFNIISALIMVVMEKQSEVAILKTQGMTDGQVMGIFMVQGASSGVIGALSGGVLGVALAMNLNTILEAMGVALFSFGGQLPILINPIQIAVVVVLAIALSLIATVFPSYRASSVKPAEALRYE comes from the coding sequence ATGTTTCATCCTATTTCGTTGTTTGTTGGCCTGCGCTATTTGAAAGGTCGTTCAGGTGATCGCTTTAGCCGTTTTGTTTCTTATATGTCGACGGCAGGTATCACCATTGGTGTGCTGTCTCTGGTTACTGTTTTGTCGGTAATGAATGGATTCGAAGCGCAGTTAAAAGACCGAATTCTTGGTGTACTTCCTCAAGCCGTTGTATACGAGCAAGGAGGCACAACGTCACTTTCTGCTCAAGCGCCTAGCTTTGCGGAGCAAATGTCGCTCAATGATCACGTAGAACCCATTGTTCGCAGTGAAGCGGTGATCCAAAGTCCTGCTCAGTTATCTGCGGGCTTGTTAATCGGTATTGAACCAAATTCAGATGACCCTCTTCAGAATCATTTAATTGCTGGCAGACTGTCTTCACTCAAGGCTGGTCAGTATCAGCTTTTCCTTGGTCATACCTTGGCAAGAAATTTGAAAGTGTCTATGGGCGATAAAGTTCGCCTGATGGTCACCAGTGCCAGCCAATACACACCGCTCGGACGTATTCCTAGCCAACGAAATTTCACTGTAGCCGGCATCTTCAATACAGGTTCTGATATTGATGCTCAACTGATGGTGACAGATATTAAAGATGCTGGGCGTTTGATGCGCTATAAATCAGATACCATTTCAGGCTGGCGCTTGTTCTTTGAAGACCCGTTCGAAGTGGCGAAACTATCAAATCAAAAGCTACCTGAAGGTTGGTTGTGGAGTGATTGGCGAGACCAACGTGGTGAGTTATTCCAGGCCGTTCGAATGGAAAAAAATATGATGGGCTTAATGCTTGGTCTGATCATCGGTGTTGCTGCTTTCAATATTATTTCGGCACTTATCATGGTGGTGATGGAGAAGCAGTCTGAAGTGGCTATTCTTAAAACCCAAGGCATGACTGATGGTCAAGTTATGGGGATATTCATGGTTCAAGGCGCAAGTAGTGGCGTGATTGGTGCGCTCTCTGGTGGCGTGTTAGGCGTTGCTCTAGCGATGAACCTCAATACTATTTTAGAGGCGATGGGTGTTGCTCTGTTTTCATTTGGTGGACAGTTGCCAATTTTAATTAACCCAATTCAAATCGCTGTTGTTGTGGTTCTGGCTATTGCACTTAGCTTGATTGCCACTGTATTCCCATCTTATCGTGCATCGTCTGTGAAACCTGCTGAGGCCCTTCGTTATGAGTAA
- the lolD gene encoding lipoprotein-releasing ABC transporter ATP-binding protein LolD has product MSNFLQCNDIRKTYREGSLDTEVLKGVSFEIDKGELVAIIGTSGSGKSTLLHILGALDDASDGSVSFLGQDLASLSSNKQAKLRNQHLGFVYQFHHLLSDFSALENVAMPLLIGGEKPAKAKEEAQRLLDKVGLSHRVDHRPSELSGGERQRVAIARALVNKPALVLADEPTGNLDHNTALSIYDLMRELNREYDTAFLVVTHDGELAGKMDRQLHMQDGLLVNVEKEES; this is encoded by the coding sequence ATGAGTAATTTCCTTCAATGTAATGATATCCGTAAAACGTACCGTGAAGGCTCGTTAGATACTGAGGTTCTCAAGGGAGTCAGCTTTGAAATCGATAAGGGTGAGCTAGTCGCTATCATTGGTACCTCTGGTTCCGGTAAAAGTACGTTATTGCATATTTTAGGGGCATTGGATGATGCGTCTGACGGCAGCGTGAGCTTTCTCGGACAAGACTTAGCATCTTTGAGCTCAAATAAGCAGGCGAAGCTTCGTAACCAGCATCTTGGCTTTGTTTATCAATTCCATCATCTTCTTTCGGACTTTTCAGCGTTAGAAAACGTAGCAATGCCGCTGCTGATTGGTGGTGAAAAGCCAGCTAAAGCAAAAGAAGAGGCGCAACGTCTGTTGGATAAAGTTGGATTGAGTCATCGTGTTGACCACCGACCTTCAGAGCTTTCTGGTGGTGAGAGGCAACGTGTGGCGATTGCTCGAGCTTTAGTGAATAAACCTGCTTTGGTGTTGGCGGATGAGCCTACCGGCAACCTTGACCACAACACCGCACTTTCTATTTACGACTTAATGCGTGAACTAAACCGCGAGTACGACACGGCCTTTTTGGTAGTAACTCATGATGGTGAACTTGCAGGTAAGATGGATCGCCAGCTTCACATGCAAGATGGTTTATTGGTCAACGTAGAAAAAGAGGAGAGCTAA
- the lolE gene encoding lipoprotein-releasing ABC transporter permease subunit LolE: MFSSLSLLIGGRFSRAKQRDKMVSFISLSSTIGIAVGVAVIIIGLSAMNGFERELESRVLSVIPHGEFEGVNEPVTRWEHVIEQSVKNDKVVAAAPYVKITALAEKGKELKAIEVRGVDPQLEQQVSSLSKFIDKQAWSEFKAGQQQIILGSGVANVLGAKVGDYLTLMIPTVNGSVKVQAPKRVRVKVVGLLTLNGQIDHSLALIPIGDAQVYANLGEAVTGVSLKVTDVLNANSIVREVGNQLDVYVYLRSWQQKFGFLYRDIQLVRTIMYLVMVLVIGVACFNIVSTLMMAVKDRASEIAILRTMGASDGLVKRIFVWQGVFSGVLGSLVGSAIGVLVALNLTTLIKGLETLVDHQFLSGDIYFVDFLPSQLDMTDVVVVSGTAIVLSLLATWYPASRAAKLNPASVLSSK; this comes from the coding sequence GTGTTTTCTTCTTTATCTCTATTGATAGGTGGCCGATTTAGCCGAGCGAAACAGCGAGACAAAATGGTGTCGTTCATCTCTTTGTCTTCGACGATTGGTATTGCCGTTGGTGTGGCCGTGATCATTATCGGTTTGTCTGCAATGAATGGCTTTGAGCGAGAGCTAGAGTCGCGTGTACTTTCCGTTATTCCACATGGTGAATTCGAGGGTGTAAATGAACCAGTGACTCGCTGGGAGCACGTGATTGAGCAGTCGGTGAAAAATGATAAAGTTGTAGCTGCAGCACCCTATGTAAAAATTACTGCGCTTGCTGAAAAGGGCAAAGAACTCAAAGCAATTGAAGTTCGCGGTGTTGATCCACAACTTGAACAACAGGTATCAAGCCTATCGAAATTTATCGATAAACAAGCTTGGAGTGAGTTTAAAGCAGGGCAACAACAAATCATCTTAGGTTCTGGTGTGGCTAACGTGTTGGGGGCGAAAGTGGGTGACTATCTGACTTTGATGATTCCAACGGTTAACGGTTCTGTGAAAGTTCAGGCGCCAAAACGAGTTCGAGTGAAAGTGGTTGGCTTACTGACGCTTAATGGCCAGATCGACCACAGCTTGGCGCTAATCCCGATTGGCGATGCTCAAGTTTATGCAAACCTAGGCGAGGCAGTAACCGGAGTTTCTTTAAAAGTGACCGATGTGCTGAACGCGAACTCTATTGTGCGTGAAGTGGGTAACCAGCTTGATGTGTATGTGTATTTACGAAGCTGGCAACAGAAGTTTGGTTTCTTGTATCGAGATATTCAATTGGTTCGCACCATTATGTATCTGGTGATGGTACTGGTTATTGGTGTTGCTTGTTTCAATATTGTCTCGACCTTAATGATGGCAGTCAAAGACAGAGCATCGGAGATCGCGATCTTAAGAACCATGGGCGCATCAGACGGCCTTGTTAAACGCATCTTTGTTTGGCAGGGCGTATTCTCGGGTGTGCTAGGCAGCTTAGTCGGGAGTGCGATAGGTGTCTTGGTGGCGCTTAATCTCACTACGCTTATCAAAGGGCTCGAAACGTTGGTCGATCACCAATTCTTGTCCGGTGATATCTATTTTGTCGACTTCTTGCCATCACAACTTGATATGACGGATGTTGTTGTGGTTTCCGGTACCGCGATTGTGTTGAGCTTACTGGCTACATGGTATCCAGCCTCACGAGCGGCTAAGCTAAACCCGGCCTCGGTGCTTAGCTCGAAGTGA
- a CDS encoding DUF2062 domain-containing protein gives MPRKFIKRFMPDHELIKRQKALKVFGNVLYNPNLWCLNRRSAAGAFAVGLFMAFVPLPSQMIMSAGLAVACGVNLPLSVALVWISNPVTMPVLFYFAYKVGAFVMHVPPQAFHFELSWDFILAQMSTIGPPFLLGCLICGVVSAMVGYFGIRGLWRYSVVRSWKKRQARY, from the coding sequence ATGCCAAGAAAGTTTATCAAACGATTTATGCCTGACCATGAGCTAATCAAGCGTCAGAAAGCATTGAAAGTTTTTGGCAATGTTTTGTACAACCCCAACTTATGGTGCCTTAATCGTCGCTCTGCGGCTGGTGCGTTCGCTGTTGGGTTATTCATGGCGTTTGTCCCTTTACCAAGTCAAATGATTATGTCTGCAGGTCTTGCGGTCGCATGTGGTGTTAACCTACCACTGTCTGTCGCATTGGTTTGGATCAGTAATCCTGTGACTATGCCGGTGCTGTTCTACTTTGCTTATAAAGTAGGCGCATTTGTGATGCATGTGCCGCCTCAAGCCTTTCATTTCGAACTGTCTTGGGATTTCATCTTGGCGCAAATGAGCACCATAGGACCTCCGTTCTTGCTGGGTTGTCTGATTTGTGGTGTGGTATCTGCAATGGTTGGCTACTTTGGTATTCGCGGGTTATGGCGTTACTCAGTAGTAAGAAGCTGGAAGAAGCGACAAGCAAGGTACTGA
- a CDS encoding DNA internalization-related competence protein ComEC/Rec2: MFNTWFLISFAATVVSASFWPVMPHWVWAPLMLLLLLASTKYSVFRSARGLATALILVICLGNVIEIQTSRLFQSGQNTTINASVVSLFSENSHGFESVIVARSIGGEKLIFPQLIKLRLFTPFKLTLGDDVYLSVSIKPVWGKLNEAGFDLEKYLFSTGVVANATYKADTQYRIHTNTNTRSHWFENRLERLSELANQDLIMALSFGYRDLIHPQRWDLLKSSGLIHLMAISGLHIGIAFGIGYQVGKIFRLLSPSFLWFPTIFGLGLAYFYSWFAGFTLPTLRALVMCIIASYFLWRGQNISVLRYVVLSLCVVLLIWPFSALSSSFWLSFGALGAVIYIALNSRPSSSNATLIERGLQLIKIQLMLTFLIAPFSILFFKGVSLVSVLYNLLLLPWVSMVTIPLLFLAMLLSLILESVSEVMSLTALSNGFSEQLWMLVDLSLDPLVFSLPFSERFWIQVDNHSMALTVFLILFFGFVSRYLKRTLSILVIAVFVLWWEFGKQQNKLTIDILDVGHGLSLVLERNNQVVIYDLGNAWQGGSIVESLLIPTLNQRGVHEVEGVIVSHFDSDHAGGYPALLENYNPKWIRVSQNINQQTQSTVQVQSNIQTCTFGEVWNWQGLEFEVLWPPQRVKRAYNPHSCVVRIFEPNSEFSMLLTGDIERVSEWLLAREGQRLKSDVMLVPHHGSNSSSIKPFIEAVSPQLAIASLAKGNQWGMPSKSVIERYHETGSAWLDTGESGQITITISQEGWKYHTIREQQGRQWYRQMLRKGVE, encoded by the coding sequence TTGTTTAACACTTGGTTCTTGATTTCATTTGCTGCGACAGTTGTGTCTGCCAGCTTCTGGCCTGTGATGCCACATTGGGTTTGGGCACCATTGATGCTGTTGTTACTGCTAGCATCAACAAAGTATAGCGTTTTCCGGAGTGCAAGAGGTCTAGCAACAGCATTGATACTAGTTATCTGCCTAGGGAATGTGATTGAAATACAAACGAGTCGCTTATTCCAATCAGGGCAGAATACTACCATAAATGCTTCGGTTGTTAGCCTTTTTAGTGAAAATAGCCACGGTTTTGAAAGCGTAATAGTAGCCAGATCAATTGGCGGCGAAAAATTAATCTTTCCCCAATTGATAAAATTGCGTTTGTTTACTCCTTTTAAGTTGACGCTCGGAGATGATGTCTATTTATCAGTCTCAATAAAACCAGTGTGGGGTAAACTCAATGAAGCAGGCTTTGATCTAGAAAAGTATTTGTTTAGCACCGGTGTGGTTGCCAATGCAACTTACAAAGCCGATACCCAATATCGAATTCACACCAATACCAACACGCGGTCTCATTGGTTTGAAAACCGTCTTGAAAGGTTAAGTGAGTTAGCAAATCAAGACCTCATTATGGCTTTGAGTTTTGGTTATCGAGACCTTATTCATCCTCAGCGTTGGGATTTGCTCAAAAGCAGTGGTTTGATTCACTTGATGGCTATCTCGGGGCTACATATTGGGATTGCCTTTGGTATCGGCTATCAGGTAGGAAAGATATTCAGGTTACTATCACCTTCATTTCTTTGGTTTCCCACAATATTCGGGCTCGGCTTAGCCTATTTCTATAGTTGGTTTGCTGGATTCACACTGCCAACCTTGAGAGCTTTAGTGATGTGTATTATCGCGAGCTATTTCTTGTGGCGTGGGCAAAATATCAGTGTGCTTCGGTATGTCGTCTTAAGCCTATGCGTGGTTCTGCTGATTTGGCCGTTTTCAGCATTGTCGAGCAGCTTTTGGCTATCCTTTGGTGCGTTGGGTGCCGTTATTTATATTGCCTTGAATAGTAGGCCATCATCTTCAAACGCCACTCTTATCGAACGAGGGCTGCAGCTCATCAAGATTCAACTGATGCTGACATTTCTTATTGCTCCCTTTTCGATACTGTTTTTCAAAGGGGTGAGTCTAGTCTCTGTTCTCTACAACTTGCTCCTTTTGCCTTGGGTATCAATGGTGACGATCCCGCTACTGTTTCTTGCGATGTTACTTAGCTTAATATTGGAGTCAGTGTCTGAAGTGATGAGTTTGACAGCGTTAAGCAATGGTTTTTCTGAACAGCTATGGATGTTGGTCGACTTGTCGCTTGATCCTCTCGTATTTAGCCTTCCTTTCTCTGAACGATTTTGGATTCAAGTTGATAATCACAGTATGGCGTTGACTGTATTCCTCATCTTATTTTTCGGGTTCGTCAGTCGATATCTCAAACGAACACTATCAATATTGGTCATTGCAGTGTTTGTACTGTGGTGGGAGTTCGGTAAGCAGCAAAACAAATTAACAATCGATATCTTGGATGTTGGGCATGGGTTGTCTTTAGTTTTGGAAAGGAACAATCAGGTCGTTATTTACGATCTCGGCAACGCGTGGCAGGGAGGTTCGATTGTTGAATCCTTGCTGATTCCCACCTTGAATCAGAGAGGAGTTCATGAGGTGGAAGGTGTGATAGTGAGTCATTTCGATTCTGACCATGCTGGTGGCTATCCGGCGTTACTTGAAAACTACAATCCTAAGTGGATAAGAGTCAGTCAGAACATCAATCAGCAAACACAATCGACGGTTCAAGTTCAGTCGAATATCCAAACATGTACTTTTGGAGAGGTGTGGAACTGGCAGGGTCTAGAGTTTGAGGTTTTATGGCCACCTCAAAGAGTAAAGAGGGCGTACAACCCACATTCGTGTGTGGTCAGGATTTTTGAGCCCAATTCTGAGTTCTCGATGTTGCTCACTGGGGATATTGAACGGGTAAGTGAGTGGCTACTTGCTCGTGAAGGTCAGCGGCTCAAGAGTGACGTGATGCTTGTCCCGCATCATGGTAGTAATTCGTCGTCGATTAAGCCGTTTATTGAGGCAGTTTCACCTCAGTTAGCAATTGCTTCTTTGGCCAAAGGTAATCAGTGGGGAATGCCCAGTAAATCTGTGATTGAACGTTATCATGAAACGGGTAGTGCTTGGCTTGATACCGGAGAAAGCGGACAAATAACCATCACAATCAGTCAGGAAGGTTGGAAATATCATACGATTAGAGAACAACAAGGCAGGCAGTGGTATAGGCAGATGCTTCGTAAGGGAGTAGAATAG